TCAACGCTGttgccatcaaactgccccccttctgggCCCATCACCCGCGTACGTGAACTGAGGAGCATTTCAGCAGATGCCACAATGTTCTACCACATCATGAGCGTGCTGGACGAAGAAACGGCAGCCAGAGTGGATGATCTAATACACAACCCACTGgccgagggtaaatatcctgccctcaagaactTGCTCTTTGGCTCTTTCAGGCTCTCTCCTCAGCAGCATGCCTCCAGGCTCCTACACCTCGACGGGCTTGGGGACTGCACACCGTCGACCCTCATAGATGAGATGCAGGCACTGGCGGAGGATCACAAATCTTGTTTCCTATTCTGTCAGATCTTCCTCAAGgagatgcccggggacatccaacTACACATGGCGGATGAGGACTTCACGGATCCACGACGAGTTGCAGCCTGAGCGGACACCCTCTGGCACACCAAGATGGAGAATCAAACAGCCCTCAGTTAGGTTTCGCAACCAAAAGCCAGCCAGCCGCAAcactcccccaagcacaagccggaggagcaccattccacctggtgcttttaccatcagtgctggggagcgcaagctcgTAAGTGCCGACAATTGTGTGAGTACCAGGGGAAAAGACCCAGCCAGCCAtcattgatggctgcgacggctggccatgTGGACAGTCTCCTTCACATTACCGACAAGTCCACTGGCCAgtatttcctggtggacacagaagCGAAGCTGAGCGTCCTGCCCCTAACTGCCCTCGAGACATGCACCTGATCTCATGGTCCCACATTGCAGGCAGCCAACAGTTCCACCATCAAGACCTTCGATACCtgcagggcgcagatccagatcgggaaagagAAATTCCGCTGGAAGTTCGTGTTAGCCTCAGTGGGTATTGTGTTGTGTTGTTGGGGGCCGAATTAATGAGGTCACATGGCCttttggttgacatgaagggtaAGAGGCTGGTCAACACTCGTACCTTCCATTCAGTGCGCCTGGACGTCATGGACACCTGCAAGCTCAAGATCACCGCCATTGCCACTTCCAGGGACAAGTATTCAAGCATACTCCATAGGTTTCCCACCATCCTACAAGCAAGATTCAGCACCACCTTACCTCAGCATGGggtataccaccatatctccacGCAGGGCCCTCCACTGCACGCCAAGCTGAGACGACTTCTGCCCAAGAAGCTGCAACTGGCAAAGGAGCAGTTTTCCCGATTGGAGGAGTTAGGGATCGTCCGTCGCTCAGACAGTGTCTGGGCACCCCCCGTCCACATGGTTCCCAAACCCTCTGGGGGATGGAGACTCTGTGGTGATTACCGGTATTTGAATGACGCAACCACACTGGACAGatacctgtttccccatattcaaGATTTCTCAGCCAATTTCCACGGCGCGCAAGTCTTCTCCAAGTTCGATCTGGTGCGGGGGTATCATTAAATCCCGGTCCACCCTGAGAACATCAGCAAGACGGCAATCATCACACCCTTTGGCCTCAAGAACgcggcccagacttttcagcacTTCATGGACGTAGTGGGTAGGCACTTagactttgtgtttatctacctggatgatatccttaTCGCCAGCCGCAATCacaaagagcacaaggcccacctccaTACCCTGTTTGCCCTACTGGCGGAGTTTGGCCTCACAGTCAACGTGGCCAACTGTCAGTTCAGCAAGTAgatgctgcagttcctggggTACACCATCTCAGCAGCAGGGGCTGCCCTGGAGCCAGAGAAGGTCGCGGCCATTCAGCAGTTCTCCAAGCTAACCAcactcaagggcctgcaggagttcttggaatataggagttgggaggtgatgttgagattgtataagacgttggtgccgcctaatttggagttctgtgtgcagttctggtcgcctaattataggaaggatataaacagagtggagagagtgcagagtaggtttaccagaatgttacctgggtttaagcatctagagtatagggagagattggacagattaggtctttattctttggagcgtagaaggttgagaggggatttgatagaagtatttaagattatgaaagggatagacagagtggatgtggatagactatttccgttgagaggaggaaagattaaaacaagaggacatgagttaagaattaaggggcagaggtttagaggtaacatgagggggaacttctttactcagagagtggtagccgtgtggaatgatcttccgggagaaatagtggcggcggagtcaattgtattatttaagaaaaggttggacaggtatatggatgagaagaagatggagggttatgggaattgtgcagggaggtgggactagaaaggggtgtttggttcggtgcggactagaagggcctaatggcctgtttccgtgctgtaattgttatgaaaTGGTGAATTTTTTCATCAGTTCATCCCCGGCGCCGCCTGCACCAAGCGACCACTGTTCGCGTTGATTGCCGGtaaggagaaagtcctgaccTGGTCGGAGGAGGCACTTACTCGAGCAGTGGCTCAATGGACAATGGAGCccactggccttctttagcaaacagctgcGCCCGCTGGAGATTAAGTACAGCGCTTTCGACTGGGAGCTTTATGagtttgtgttttcttttaatggtagtgaaattatatgtacttaccagagatcttcagaagggaaggggatagaATTTGGAATAtaatgtttactttttaaaatattttgcaattaCCATGTGTTATAGTTGTTTGAATGTTTCCCTCCTTTATTTCTGTTTGCACGTTATGATATTGTGCTTAtacataataaatttatttttgctataCCACTGGTTTTTATctgcatattcctttttatatgttaccattgattaattggttcctgtttctgtaaaggccaatAAAAGTATtgataaagaaacataaaatgaaggatactcctgccggatgtggaatggacttcctgctggatgccggatgtgtaatagTTCACCTGCCGGTtgtggaatggacctcctgccggatgctggatgtggaatagttctCCTACTgcatgtggaatggtcctcctgccggatgctggatatggaatagttctcctgccagatgtggaatggacctcctgccagatgccggatgtggaatagttCTCCTACCGAATGTGTaatggtcctcctgccagatgctggatgtggaacagttctcctgccggatgtggaatggacctcctgccagatgtcagatgtggaatagttctcctaccagatgtgtaatggtcctcctgcctgatgccagatgtggaatagttctCCTACCGGATGTATAATGAACCTCCTGCCAGATGACGGATGTGGAATAGTTCTCCTgcctgatgtggaatggtcctcctgcCGGATAACGGATGTGGAATAGTTCTCCTACCGGATGTGTAATGGTCCACCTGccggatgccagatgtggaatagttctCCAGCCGGTTGTGGAATGGacgtcctgccagatgccggatgtggaatagttCTCCTACCGGATGTTTAATGGACTTCcttccagatgccggacgtgGAATAGTTCtcctgctggatgtgtaatggtcctcctgccggatgccggatgtgtaatggtcctcctgccggatgccggatgtggaatagttCTCCTACCGGATGTGTAatggtcctcctgccggatgccggatgtggaatagttgtcctaccggatgtggaatggacctcctgctggatATGTAatggtcctcctgccggatgctggatgtggaatagttctCCTACCGGATGTGTAatggtcctcctgccggatgccagatgtggaatagttctCCTACCGGATGTGTAatggtcctcctgccggatgccagatgtggaatagttctCCTACCGGATGTGTAatggtcctcctgccggatgctggatgtggaatagttctcctaccagatgtgtaatggtcctcctgccagatgccggatatgGAATAGTTCTCCTACCTGATGTGTAatggtcctcctgccggatgccagatgtggaatagttctCCTACTGGATCTGTAatggtcctcctgccggatgctggatgtggaatagttctCCTACTGGATCTGTAatggtcctcctgccggatgctggatgtggaatagttctcttgccggatgtggaatggtcctcctgcCGCATGCCTGATGTGGAATAGTTCTCCTGCTGGTtgtggaatggacctcctgccagaagccagatgtggaatagttctcctaccagatgtgtaatggacctcctgccagatgccggatgtggaatagttctcctactggatgtggaatggacctcctgccTGATGTGTAATGGTCcttctgccagatgccggatgtggaatagttctcctgccggatgtggaatgaacctCCTGCCGTATGTGTAATGGTCTTCCTGctggatgctggatgtggaatagttctCCTACTGGATGTGTAACGGGCACCTAATAAAcaaggtacttttttacatttttttttgtctcgtTCATCTCTCTCCTTTTTAGTTAAGATGTCTTTCATATGTTTTCAGATTTAGAATCAGAATATATGGTCAAatacaagttatgaaattcagtgAATGAGGGCAGCATAACCATGTTACCACATTaccataaaaaaataaaattaacagtGCATCAAAAAGCAAGgcagttctttggttcattgattattcaagaagcTGATGGTgtcagggaagaagttgtccttgtgtcaTTGACTGCtcatcctcaggctccagtacctttcacttaatggtagcagagtgaagaggttatgGTCTAGGTGGAGGGGGTCTTGGATGATAGAGGATTCTTTTTTAATAtagcacctcatgtagatgttctcgatggagtgaattctgCTGCCTATAATGTTGCAGGGtgaattaacaaccctccagAGGTTATCATTTTCTGGAAAGTTGACAGTGaagtaaccagccagaatgctctccacaggtaTTACAGAGTtctgttgtgtattgacctatgtgttgtgtggttttatgttaaaaagtgacagtttgcctttgagagccaaggtgaaggtggactgagggtgagagagagagagtgggagacagactgggcatgtgcaaAAGATGATCTagagatttctggacttggaagacaagccacagtggagtggaacaaggcccaagcagagtcattgtcaaGGAGGCAGTTTGGAATGTTGAGCATTATAAAAGGGGTGaagattccgaaggcagccagaagttCCAGccgtttttttcttctctctctgcaagcaccacaagaagaccacttcaaatttgtgctctctctctctctctttctaaaagatcttttggcttcagtttaccaaacaaactgaattttgtttacgatCTTTACTTTGATTgtaatcaaagttttgtgagtcttgtgtgatttgtgtttgttttgtgtttaTGTTTTTTTCTGTGGCCTGGTTgggaatataacttagactttgattatatATGTTCTATTTAGGCCTGGGAATGTATTAATTTTACACTGTCATAAAAATTTGTATATTAACTAGacggcattgttataaaaggggggggggaattttgaattaaagtttgaaggtgacattttgttaataaagtaattgttcatctttacccctgtgtgatatgccttccttGTGgtggctggtttgatcttgtaacaacagTACACCTATGGAGGTTAACGAGTGACTTCGATTAAATACCAAATCACCTAAGACACCTcagaaagtatagccgctggcgagccttctttctgaatgcatcaacatggaggctccagaacagatcttcagagatgtttacACCTAGGCATTTCAAGTTCTTGAAAATGTCCACTCCTGAGCCCTCCATGAAGATCGAATCGTGGTCTGCAGACTTCCCCCTGATATCCattatcatctcctttgttttggtgacattgagcgaaaggttgttgttgttatgcAGTAATCAagctgatctatgtccctccTTGTCATTtcgtttgctgacaattgtggtgtcatctgccaacCTGTAGGTAGCACGGTCATGGGTTTATattgagtagaacagggggctaagcacacatccttagagcgcacctgtgttgataatcagtggggaagagatgtttctaattcgtactgactgtagtctttggaggaaaaagtcaaggatccaattgcagcgTGGgtgacagagggatagagttttGTTTCTTGACCAGCTCTGAGGCAATAGTAGTTTTGAAGGACGAGCTgttcgatgaagagcagcctttAGGGTCAATCTGATGTTTAATCCTATAATTTCcctttttggatcaacagagactacctattTGAACGTAACTATGTCCCAATCTCATGTGATCCCTTCTACCTCCCTTGTTGTTACATGCGCAATGTTgaggagatggaaagatgctgtccctccttaaAATATTCAATTACTCTGTGCTGTGGTGGTATGCCTAACTTTGTATAAAACCAGATTTAGTTCCACTGTTTCTcatttaaactttttatttttaataggGTCCTTTAATTCATTATTTTTGTAACTTATTATATCACTTGAACCTTGCTTTGTGAGTTTGTGCCTACTTTTAAAGGTAGTGAAATAATATGTACTTACTGGAGAATTTcaaaagggaaggggatggaatttggaatataacatttatttttaaaaatatttttcaattaacTGTAGGTTATAATTGTTTAAGAGGTTCCCTCCTTGATTTCTGTTTGAATGTTATAATATTGTGCTTATAcataatagatttatttttattacacAACTTTTTATATATTACCATTAATAGCTTCTATTTgattcctgtttctgtaaagggcaaagaaaatattgaaaaagaaacataAAAAAATTGGCCTCCTGCAGTTTGTGGAATAGCCCTCCTGccggatgccagatgtggaatgagccTCCTGCCGGATGCCGGATgaggaatgggcctcctgccggatgaggaatgggcctcctgctggatgccggatgtgaaatgggcctcctgccagatgccggttgaggaatggacctcctgccagatgctggttGTTGTTTttggatgagaaagtcaaggatccaattgcagcgTGGAGTACATAGGGCTAGAGGTTTTTATTTCTTGACTAGCTCTGAGGTAATAGTAGTTTTGAAGGACGAGCTGTAGTCGAGGAAGAGCAGGGTCAATCTGATATTTAAtcctataatttcccatttttgTATCAACAGAGACTATCTATTTGAATTTAActatgtctcaatcccatgtggtctcttttgcctcccttgttgctagaCGTTCAatgttgatgagatggaaagatgctgaccCTCCTTAACACACTCATTTATTGAGCCAGCCTAACTTTGAAatgatcagatgttcttccactgtATCACATTTAAAGATTCTATATTCATGGGGtccttttattcaatattttcataacATAAGATCACCTGGACCTTGCTTTATgagtttctattttctttttattgtagTGAAACTATATGTACTTCCTAAAGaaattcagaagggaaggggaaggaatttggagtatagcataatatttacttttttcaaacattttctattagccatatgttataattgtttaaatgtttatcacctTTATTTCTATTGACTGTTGTGGTATAGTGGTTACACatgataaatttatttttattatacaactgtattttatctgaatattcctttttatgtattacctttgattaatgggttctgtttgtttcctgctTCTGTAAAGgtcaatgaaaatattgaaaaaggaatgtaAAAAAATGAGCCTCGTGCCTTTTATGGAATGGGCCTCCTGCTTGATGTGGAAAGGGCCTCTGGTGTCTGGATGTGAACTGTGCCCTCTGCAAGATGTGGAATAATCCTCCTGTGAGATGCCGGATGTCGAATGGTCCTCCTGCCacatgccggatgtggaatggttcgCCTATCAGATGCCGGATTTTGAAAGATCCTCCtgccagatgatggatgtggaatggtactcctgcaaGATGCTgggtggaatggtccacctaccagatgccggatgtggaatgatccacctaccagatgccagatgtggattggtccgactgccagatgctgaatgtgtGATGGGTTTCCTGTTCGATGGACCTTTTGATGAATGTTGGCTGTGTAATTGTCCTTCTTCCAGATGTGGAGAGGGCCTCCTAAAAAAAAGGTACTTTGGGAAACTTCTGATGTTCTTCTACCTTGATTGCATTAAACCTTTCTCTTTATATGGGATCCTTTTACTCAATATTTTCCTAACTTATAAGATCACTTGAACGTTTTGTTAGTTTGTGTTTTCCTTCAATGGTAGTTAAATTATATGTACTTATcagagaacttcagaagggatgtggatagaatttgtcgtattatatgattttttttacctttttcaattagccatatGTCAAAATTGTTGAAGTCTTTACTACCTTTCTGTCATTTTATTGTTACGATATTGTGTTTAGATATAATAGTTTTATGTCTCTTCCgtaactttttcttttttctgcatACAGGTGCTCAATCATTATCCTACATCCTGTGGACCAGACActtttcagaatttggaattttttagaacatagaataatagTAACTGTGGTATTTATAAGTACTTTTAAGCTGTTTTCAAATCACTCAAAACAAAGACACGTTCCAACTAAAAAGGGCTCTGCACagggtggggttatggcagctctgcgtagtggggttacggtggctctgggtagtggggttacagggGCTCTAGGTAATGGTGATgtgtgtttaaaataaaaataaaaccactggtatacttttatttttaagtaaaacataTAAATATAATTCAAACACCTGATAATATATTGCACATGCAGTAAAAAGATATGGGATGGGCCTACTGCCAGAAGttgaatgggcctcctgccagatgtgaaAAGAGCCTCCTTCTAGATGTGAAAATGGTCTCCTGCCacatgccggatgtggaattagCCTCTTACCACATGTTGAATGCAGATGGACCAGATGTcaaatgtgaaatgggcctcctacCAGATGTAAATgagcctcctgccagatgccagatgtggaatgtgcttgctaccagatgtggaatgagcctcctgctggatgtgaaatgggcttCCTGCCGGAAGTGAAATTAACCAGTTTCCGGAagctggatgtggattgggcctcttACCAGATGTTTAATAGGCCTCTTGCCGGTTGCCTGATATAGAATGGACCTCTCATTGGATATGGAATTGGTCTCCTGTCAGGTGTCGGATGTGAATTGTGCCTCCTACCAGATTTGGAATAGGCCTCCTGCCGGTTGCCAGATCTGTAATGGACCTCCTGCTGGTTGCCAGATCTGTAATGGActtcctgctggatgtggaatgagcctcttgttggatgtggaatgagctcctGCCTGATGTGGAATGCGTCTCCTGCCAGTTGTGCAATGAGCCTCCTGCCAGATGTTGAACAGGCTTCCTGCCGTGTGTGGAAATGGCCTCAAGACAGATGTAGAATGAGCCTCTTGCCGGATGacagatgtggaatgagcttcctgcaGATATGGAAAGGGCCTCTTGTGAATCCCGGATGTTGAATGAGCTTCCTGCAGGATGTGTAATGGACCTCCTGCTgtatgtggaatgggcctccagtCAGATGTAGAATGagcctcctgccagatggaagATGTTGAATGAGTTTGCTGCCAGATCTGGAATGGATctcctgccatatgtggaatgagccacctgGCTGATGTGAAATTAACCACTttccagatgctggatgtggaatggacctccaCTGGATATAGAATCGGTCTCCTGCCAGATGACGGATGTTGAATGagcctcctgctggatgtggaatggccttcctgcTGTACATGGAATGGACACCCAGTCAGATGTAGAATGAACCTCCTTCTGGATGGCAGATGTTAAATGCGTTTGCTGCCAGATCTGGAATGGTCTTCCTGGTgcatgtggaatgggcctcctgccagttGTGGAACAGGCTTCCTGCTGTATGTGGAATGAGCATCCTTCCCAATGTGAAATTAACCACTTTTGggattctggatgtggaatgggcctccactGGATATAGAATTGGTCTCCTACCAGATGTCAGATGTCGAATGaacctcctgctggatgtggaatggacctcctaCCAGATGTAGAACGGGCTTCCTGCCGTATGTGGAATGGACCTCCAGTCAGATGTAGAATgagcctcctgccagatggcagttGTTGAGTGCGTTTGTTGCAGATCTGGAATGTTCCTCCTGCCGGATGCTAGATGTTGAATGAGCTTGCTGCCAGATGTGGAGTGGGCTTCCTGCAGATATGGATTAGGCCTCTTGTGAATGATGAAAGTGCTTTCTGCTGGTTGTGAAATGGACATCCTGCCCTATGtagaatgggcctcctgccagatgtagaatgaggtacctgtcagatgccagatgttgAATGAGTTTGCTGCCAGATCTGGAATGGAtttcctgccggatgtggaattagCCTCCTGCTGGAGGTGGAATAATCTCCTGCCTAATGTGAAATTAACCACTCTCCgaattctggatgtggaatgagcctcCACTGGATCTCCTGCCTGATGTCAGATGTCGAATGAGCCTccttctggatttggaatggacctcctgccggatgtcaAATGGTCCTtgtgccggatgtggaatgagcctcctgacagatgccagatgttgaatggtccTCCTcttggatgtggaatgggcctcctgctGGAGATGGAATTGGTCCCTTGCCAGATGTCGGATGTGGATTTGGTCtcctgctagatgtggaatgagcccctgctagatgtggaatgccCCGTGCTGGATATGCAATGTGTTTCCTGCCAGATCTGGAATAGATctcctgccagatgtgaaatgaacCGGCTGCTGAATATGGAATGGGCCTcctaccagatgtggaataggcCTCCTACTGGTTTCCAGATCTGGAATGGAGCTCCTGCAGGCACAAAAAGAGAACAAGAAAATGCAGGCCTTCCACACCGCCATAACAGGCCTCCGCCTCGAGGATCTAAAGCCGATAACCCCGAAACGCTACTCTGCGACGTCTCCACCAGCTCATCGCACCCGGTAGTCCCACCGCAATGGAGACCGCAGGCCTTCAAGATGgtccacaacttggctcaccTCTCTATCAAGGCCTCAGTGCACACGGTGGTGGAACATTTTGTGCGGCACGGCCTCAAAAAGCAAGTGGCACAGATGGCGAGGAACTGCACACCATGCCAAACCTCTAAGGTCCAGCACCATGTTAAAGCTCCAGTGCAGCAATTCGAACCCCCAGCCAAGAGGTTTGAGCAGACTCATATTGATATTGCGGGCCCCTACCAAGGATGTCCGCTACTTATTGACTATGATCGACTGCACGacgaggtggccggaagccatcccacTAAAAGACACTTCTGCCGAGTCCTGCGCCAGAACTCTGCTTGCCCACTGGATCGCCAAGTTCGGCATCCCAGCACACATGACAAGTGACAGGGGCACTCAGTTCACATCTGCCCTCTGGTCGAGTCTGGTGAACCTCCTGGGGATTTAGCTTCACCATATtaccgcctcactgacaaaaggcaaaggaggaaaaacccaacacctaaccccaaccaaccaattttcccctgcaaccgctgcaaccgtgtctgcctgacccgcatcggacttgtcagccacaaacgagcctgcagctgacgtggacatttaccccctccataaatcttcgtccgcgaagccaagccaaagattaccgCTTATTATCCTTAGGCCAACAGACTGGTAGAGCACTTTCACTGGAACCTTGTCATCTGTCATGGCACACCTCACTGGCCCCAACTGGATGGACAAATTGCCCTGGGTCCTACTTGGCATCAGAACAGCCCCAAAGGAAGACCTACAGGTATCATCTGCAGAACTGGTCTACAGCGCACCATTGTCACTGCCTAAGGAGTTCTTCAGCCCAAGCAAGGCCCTCATGGCAGACTTGTGGGGCAAGCTCGCCTCACTTGCACCCCCGCCACTGACCCACCATGGCAGCCGCCAAAGTTTCACCCCCATGGAGCTGGCTAAAATAGACTTTGGTTTCATCCAGGGCGGCCTGCACCCTGCACCCATCCAACCATCTTACAAGGGTCCCTATAAAGTCCTGAAACACTCAGGTAAAACATTCAGTTTGAACATTGGGGGAAGGGAGTACGTGTTTGTTTGCAGATGGGCCCACCGTTCACCATTGCAAAAGTCATACATAAGTCCCATTAAAGTCATCCAGAACAATGGAGCCACCTTCGAGCTGGACATcgctggggaaccaaaggcattCACTACAGATatactcaagcctgcccacacagacccagcagaacccatggagacaccaacacctcgatgcagaggcagaccacaaaagactttggcaACTAAACCTACGGATACAATAGACTGTaatggttctgggggggggggggggggggggaaagtgtcATGAAGCGGGCCACAACTGTGGAGATTGGGCCAGCACATGGCGCAGCAGCAGCCGtggacagagatcactaaagcaACTCTGCAGCAGGAGTATATCTCGTTGACACTCAAGCATGTTATGACTATTGAATAAGATTGTGGCTGCTGATCTAATC
Above is a genomic segment from Narcine bancroftii isolate sNarBan1 chromosome 2, sNarBan1.hap1, whole genome shotgun sequence containing:
- the LOC138754633 gene encoding uncharacterized protein; this encodes MWNEPLLDVECPVLDMQCVSCQIWNRSPARCEMNRLLNMEWASYQMWNRPPTGFQIWNGAPAGTKREQENAGLPHRHNRPPPRGSKADNPETLLCDVSTSSSHPVVPPQWRPQAFKMVHNLAHLSIKASVHTVVEHFVRHGLKKQVAQMARNCTPCQTSKVQHHVKAPVQQFEPPAKRFEQTHIDIAGPYQGCPLLIDYDRLHDEVAGSHPTKRHFCRVLRQNSACPLDRQVRHPSTHDK